In one window of Bombus fervidus isolate BK054 chromosome 4, iyBomFerv1, whole genome shotgun sequence DNA:
- the LOC139986630 gene encoding uncharacterized protein, with protein sequence MSGICCNFTTLLLAILLVTTYTTSLQHRIVVEDLDYNHYNEHQNFQPTVKFDRPIVVKAFEKPKNQQDFSKIPGIPGVDFPLYHTVPPTSFSCAHVPFVPGMYANVETGCQAYHICHDGREGHQGASFLCTNGTLFNQREFACDWWYNVNCADAPALYRLNLDPLKNPYIPEERKEIIRKQNMRIVVY encoded by the exons ATGTCAGGAATCTGTTGCAATTTTACTACACTTCTGTTGGCCATTCTTTTGGTAACAACGTACACCACTTCTCTACAG CATCGAATAGTGGTCGAAGATCTCGATTACAATCATTACAATGAACACCAAAATTTCCAACCAACGGTAAAGTTTGACAGACCAATTGTCGTGAAGGCTTTTGAGAAGCCAAAGAACCAACAAGATTTTAGCAAAATTCCTGGTATTCCGGGTGTAGACTTTCCTTTGTACCATACCGTACCTCCGACAAGTTTTTCCTGCGCACACGTTCCCTTCGTACCAGGAATGTACGCGAACGTGGAAACCGGTTGCCag GCATATCACATTTGTCACGATGGTCGCGAAGGTCATCAAGGTGCATCTTTTCTCTGTACTAATGGAACTCTTTTCAATCAACGGGAATTCGCTTGCGATTGGTGGTATAACGTGAATTGTGCTGATGCGCCAGCTTTGTATAg gTTAAATTTAGACCCTTTGAAGAACCCTTATATAccggaagaaagaaaagagataaTTCGGAAGCAGAATATGAGAATCGTcgtgtattaa
- the LOC139986621 gene encoding uncharacterized protein yields the protein MEDIEGSYLHLAYNSSCTGDVHLETVRRRKVVTTPPGLLGCGLSPSSIKPLGIYFCRTFTRRFVTHLFTMWLLILAGLLTVSGAEEAISNTAEKAKTSSDNAGDIVMLEIDVKEPVKRSPITATAEYGAPANQYILQSADDTQELPPEYLSVLQQYAQEGPQHQAPPPPRRVQPAYAKQQQALQQAYYNYRKPTVVPPRPRPQLHPQALAQAEITADIQAQVDAQTRTDAIRTARLGSKASDVPVYQTSYVQPKLGTFEQELLQLVSANQAQEFKLLPTQPKGSTSAYSQQLVSYPAQYAKPTVAAPQLPEQYHIETSPPRYHQPRPQPQPQPQPAPAYQSVEEPAHYQAAQPAEAYNQSPQYDYIDDDSYRKALEQAQAQAQAQAEAQALSFQKIAQAAYKKHHQDALAHMRLTNERYRQQSALEQIQQGARVSDAGRSHLQEQLQPKGAEAAYRAKLKAQIAAEAAEARKLQQAQEFKAHADAIRKLEAQQQAHLKVQEEVHNYALNFEKNQARAQAIAQAQAEALYKSQLQARNQVKGEILAISKGQVEAKKVDPDSSVYHYTLSTTTALPFLHNSYFTNDQLQKYQTSGSSYVPRSVPKSDDASPVIEAASAHVQPVITQPRQTHKLKLPSSSQSVYVSESGLLKKSPIKSVTIEEVTAQPDQIGVHPSSAAKARALTEEDLSALINAGYTVTPVTQPAKTIQQIYATDNTSAGNNPYYTKKQKAPLTRSEYVTYEEVIQRPRKLVRKNRPILKNSEKEGDLSEKVTYLVPLEPAFGTRQPPLKHEE from the exons GTCTTTTAACGGTTTCCGGGGCCGAGGAGGCGATTTCAAACACAGCTGAAAAAGCGAAAACCTCCTCTGACAATGCAGGCGACATTGTCATGTTGGAAATCGATGTCAAGGAGCCTGTGAAGAGATCGCCGATTACAGCCACTGCCGAATATGGTGCTCCAGCCAATCAGTACATTCTTCAATCAGCCGATGATACGCAAGAG CTACCACCGGAGTATTTATCTGTACTACAACAATACGCGCAGGAAGGGCCGCAACATCAAGCGCCACCGCCTCCACGAAGAGTGCAGCCAGCATACGCGAAACAACAGCAAGCTTTGCAGCAAGCTTATTACAACTACCGCAAGCCAACAGTAGTGCCGCCTCGTCCTCGTCCTCAACTTCACCCTCAGGCTCTAGCTCAAGCCGAAATAACTGCGGACATCCAAGCTCAAGTCGATGCTCAAACTCGCACAGACGCCATTCGCACGGCCCGTTTAGGATCGAAAGCTTCCGACGTTCCGGTATATCAAACGTCCTATGTCCAACCAAAATTGGGAACGTTCGAGCAAGAATTACTGCAACTGGTCTCGGCTAATCAAGCCCAGGAATTTAAACTTCTACCAACGCAACCTAAAGGAAGCACATCCGCATATTCCCAGCAATTAGTAAGCTATCCGGCTCAATACGCGAAACCAACCGTGGCAGCACCTCAATTGCCCGAACAGTACCATATTGAAACTTCTCCGCCGCGATATCATCAACCACGGCCACAACCACAACCACAGCCACAACCGGCGCCTGCTTATCAATCGGTTGAAGAGCCTGCTCACTATCAAGCAGCTCAGCCTGCCGAAGCTTACAATCAGTCGCCACAATACGATTATATCGACGACGATTCATATCGGAAAGCCCTTGAACAGGCCCAAGCTCAAGCTCAAGCTCAGGCGGAGGCACAAGCGTTGTCTTTCCAGAAAATCGCGCAGGCTGCGTACAAAAAGCATCATCAAGATGCGTTGGCGCATATGAGGCTCACGAACGAACGTTACAGGCAACAGTCTGCTCTAGAACAGATTCAACAAGGTGCCCGAGTGAGCGATGCCGGACGTAGTCACTTGCAAGAACAGTTGCAACCAAAAGGTGCAGAGGCTGCTTACAGGGCGAAGTTGAAAGCCCAGATAGCCGCAGAGGCAGCCGAGGCAAGGAAATTGCAGCAAGCGCAAGAATTTAAGGCACACGCTGACGCTATTCGCAAACTCGAGGCTCAGCAGCAAGCTCATTTGAAGGTGCAGGAAGAGGTTCATAATTACGCTCTGAATTTCGAGAAGAATCAAGCGCGCGCTCAGGCTATAGCGCAAGCCCAAGCCGAAGCTCTTTACAAGTCCCAGCTTCAAGCACGGAATCAGGTTAAAGGCGAAATTTTGGCGATCTCCAAGGGTCAAGTGGAAGCAAAGAAAGTTGATCCAGACTCATCCGTGTATCATTATACTCTTTCAACTACTACCGCCCTTCCTTTCCTTCATAACAGTTATTTTACCAATGATCAATTGCAAAAATACCAAACATCCGGTTCTTCTTACGTTCCTAGATCAGTCCCAAAATCTGACGACGCGAGTCCCGTTATCGAAGCAGCGTCAGCCCACGTGCAACCTGTTATTACGCAACCACGGCAAACCCATAAGTTGAAGCTCCCTTCGTCTTCCCAGTCGGTTTACGTATCCGAATCGGGTTTGCTAAAAAAGTCACCAATTAAGTCGGTAACCATCGAAGAAGTAACCGCCCAGCCGGATCAAATCGGTGTTCATCCGTCATCCGCAGCCAAGGCACGTGCTTTGACGGAAGAAGACTTGTCAGCATTGATTAACGCAGGATACACCGTTACTCCTGTGACGCAGCCTGCCAAAACTATTCAACAAATTTACGCAACCGACAATACATCTGCGGGTAATAATCCGTATTAtacgaagaaacaaaaagctCCTCTTACAAGGTCTGAATACGTCACCTACGAAGAGGTGATTCAACGTCCACGCAAGCTCGTTAGAAAAAATAGGCCGATTCTGAAGAATAGCGAGAAGGAAGGTGATTTAAGCGAGAAAGTTACTTACTTGGTACCTCTCGAACCGGCTTTTGGCACGAGACAACCTCCGCTCAAACACGAAgaataa